One region of Primulina tabacum isolate GXHZ01 chromosome 1, ASM2559414v2, whole genome shotgun sequence genomic DNA includes:
- the LOC142505773 gene encoding uncharacterized protein LOC142505773: MGEYDIEYRHRVAIKAQALSDFLSEMVQPNEEEVWKVFVDGASSLDGSEYEAVLAGIQAAGEVGASRIILYSDSQLITQQIKGVYEAKDDRMIKYLQLIKARAEVFVDWGIEQIHREENGEADTLTKIAASLSEVSNREVLHVSRLILSIEKEILLAPGDSWMTPLIKFIVNNELPDDRTQAQKTKRQAPRWIMSSERFMKGVALSTSEEYLWPGKQCLLFGVPRRLISDNGRQFQGKGITSWCREMKIAQSFTSVPYPQANGQTEVVNRIIVQALKTRLQVLPVEIGQTSSRVESYPDDNDQARAMELDLVEEKIDRAFIRMEAYRSRVMKSYNKKFRIRDFQVGDLVMNKVNPAGDVRKLEARWEGPYKIT, from the exons ATGGGGGAGTATGATATTGAATACAGACACCGGGTTGCCATCAAAGCGCAAGCTCTGTCAGATTTTTTATCCGAGATGGTACAACCTAATGAGGAGGAAGTATGGAAAGTATTTGTGGATGGGGCATCTAGCCTTGATGGAT CCGAGTACGAAGCCGTTCTGGCTGGTATCCAAGCTGCCGGGGAAGTCGGAGCTTCCAGGATTATTCTATATTCTGATTCGCAACTCATTACTCAGCAGATAAAGGGCGTGTATGAAGCTAAGGATGACAGGATGATAAAATACTTACAGCTCATCAAAGCTCGAGCAGAAGTCTTTGTGGATTGGGGTATTGAACAAATACACCGGGAGGAGAATGGCGAGGCAGATACCCTAACAAAAATTGCTGCTTCCTTATCAGAAGTTAGTAACCGGGAAGTCTTGCATGTTTCCCGGTTGATCCTTTCCATTGAGAAAGAAATATTACTAGCGCCCGGTGACTCCTGGATGACACCTCTGATCAAGTTCATTGTAAATAATGAACTGCCCGATGACAGAACCCAAGCTCAGAAGACTAAGAGACAAGCTCCCAG GTGGATTATGTCCtccgagagattcatgaagggtGTTGCGCTGAGCACCTCGGAGGAATATCTTTGGCCCGGAAAACAATGCTTGCTG TTTGGAGTACCCAGAAGACTGATCTCGGACAATGGGAGACAGTTTCAGGGCAAAGGAATTACGTCATGGTGCAGGGAAATGAAGATCGCTCAATCTTTTACCTCTGTTCCATATCCTCAAGCTAATGGCCAGacagaagttgtcaatagaattattgtacaagcTCTGAAGACAAGGCTACAAG tccTTCCAGTTGAGATCGGGCAAACTTCCTctcgggtagaatcttacccggacGACAATGATCAGGCCCGGGCTATGGAGTTGGATTTGGTGGAAGAAAAAATAGATCGAGCTTTCATTCGAATGGAAGCATATCGGAGCCGGGTCATGAAGTCATATAATAAAAAGTTCCGGATCAGAGATTTCCAAGTGGGGGATCTAGTCATGAATAAGGTCAACCCTGCTGGGGATGTTAGGAAGTTGGAAGCACGGTGGGAAGGACCTTATAAGATCACCTGA
- the LOC142542403 gene encoding putative sphingolipid transporter spinster homolog 2 isoform X1: MGEKEKPEDPSEGPTPETNLSTSPKHPSPVVPAETEKEAGNNMARADTLSSVNPSWFTPKRLLLIFCIINLINYVDRGAIASNGVNGSRKTCSESGACSGGSGIQGEFDLTNFEDGVISSAFMVGLLVASPIFASSANSFNPFRLIGVGLTVWTFAVTLCGFSQNFWTVAVGRMLVGVGEASFISLAAPFIDDNAPVARRTAWLGAFYMCIPTGIAVGYVYGGWIGQYGWRWAFWVEAILMLPFVILGFVMKPLQLKGFSPAGSKRASRAVDDGSEDQGCELSGREVADKSSKPSCSSGLRVLGRNMKALCLEKVYVVNVLGYIAYNFVIGAYSYWGPKAGYNIYHMSNADYMFGGVTALCGILGSLAGGFVLDRMTSTLPNAFKLLSVAALCGAAFCFAAFCFKSLYVFLALFAVGELLVFATQAPVNFVCLHCVKPSLRPLSMAMSTVSIHIFGDVPSSPLVGLLQDKINNWRLTALILTSILFLAAGIWFIGIFLHGVDRYNEDNEDPVAVVNKANSTPLLDQRTVETA, encoded by the exons ATGGGTGAAAAGGAAAAGCCAGAGGACCCAAGTGAGGGCCCAACCCCGGAAACAAACCTGAGCACGAGTCCGAAGCATCCATCTCCAGTTGTGCCTGCGGAGACAGAGAAGGAAGCAGGGAACAACATGGCAAGAGCTGATACATTATCATCTGTCAACCCTTCTTGGTTTACGCCTAAAAG GTTGCTTTTAATCTTTTGTATAATCAACTTAATAAATTACGTGGATCGTGGTGCTATAGCAAGTAATGGTGTTAATGGAAGTCGTAAAACTTGCTCAGAAAGTGGTGCATGCTCTGGTGGTAGTGGAATCCA GGGTGAATTTGACTTGACTAATTTTGAGGATGGAGTTATATCATCCGCTTTCATGGTGGGACTCCTTGTAGCATCTCCCATATTTGCATCTTCAGCTAACAG CTTCAATCCCTTTAGGCTTATTGGAGTTGGTTTGACGGTATGGACCTTTGCTGTTACTCTTTGTGGTTTTTCACAAAACTTTTGGACTGTTGCAGTTGGTCGCAT GCTAGTGGGTGTCGGCGAGGCTTCTTTTATAAGTCTCGCAGCTCCATTCATCGATGACAATGCTCCAGTCGCTCGG AGAACAGCATGGCTGGGAGCATTTTACATGTGTATACCAACTGGTATTGCGGTTGGATATGTTTACGGTGGATGG ATTGGTCAATATGGCTGGCGTTGGGCATTCTGGGTGGAGGCTATTTTGATGCTCCCTTTTGTCATTTTAGGATTTGTTATGAAGCCTTTACAGCTAAAAG GCTTTTCTCCTGCTGGGTCTAAAAGAGCATCGAGAGCTGTAGATGATGGCTCTGAAGATCAAG GTTGTGAACTTTCAGGAAGAGAAGTTGCAGACAAAAGTTCAAAACCGTCATG CTCGTCAGGTCTGAGAGTACTTGGGAGAAATATGAAAGCTCTTTGTCTTGAGAAGGTTTACGTGGTGAACGTTCTGG GTTACATTGCCTATAATTTTGTCATTGGTGCCTATTCCTATTGGGGACCTAAGGCTGGCTATAACATATATCACATG AGCAATGCAGATTATATGTTTGGAGGTGTTACAGCTTTGTGCGGAATTCTTGGATCATTAGCTGGTGGTTTTGTTCTTGATCGTATGACTTCCACTTTACCAAATGCTTTTAAG CTTCTATCGGTGGCGGCATTATGTGGAGCAGCCTTTTGCTTTGCTGCTTTTTGCTTCAAGAGCCTTTATGTGTTTCTGGCTCTGTTTGCTGTAGGAGAGCTTCTGGTGTTTGCTACCCAG GCCCCAGTAAATTTTGTTTGTCTGCATTGCGTTAAGCCTAGCCTGCGGCCATTATCCATGGCCATGTCTACCGTATCCATTCACATATTCGGTGATGTGCCATCTTCTCCCCTTGTCGGGCTTCTTCAG gataaaattaataattggaGGTTGACTGCTCTTATTTTAACATCTATTCTGTTCCTGGCAGCTGGAATATGGTTCATAG GCATATTCCTTCACGGCGTGGATCGTTACAACGAAGATAACGAGGATCCAGTTGCTGTTGTTAACAAGGCAAATTCAACTCCATTGCTTGATCAGAGGACTGTTGAAACAGCATAG
- the LOC142542403 gene encoding putative sphingolipid transporter spinster homolog 2 isoform X3: protein MGEKEKPEDPSEGPTPETNLSTSPKHPSPVVPAETEKEAGNNMARADTLSSVNPSWFTPKRLLLIFCIINLINYVDRGAIASNGVNGSRKTCSESGACSGGSGIQGEFDLTNFEDGVISSAFMVGLLVASPIFASSANSFNPFRLIGVGLTVWTFAVTLCGFSQNFWTVAVGRMLVGVGEASFISLAAPFIDDNAPVARRTAWLGAFYMCIPTGIAVGYVYGGWIGQYGWRWAFWVEAILMLPFVILGFVMKPLQLKGFSPAGSKRASRAVDDGSEDQGREVADKSSKPSCSSGLRVLGRNMKALCLEKVYVVNVLGYIAYNFVIGAYSYWGPKAGYNIYHMSNADYMFGGVTALCGILGSLAGGFVLDRMTSTLPNAFKLLSVAALCGAAFCFAAFCFKSLYVFLALFAVGELLVFATQAPVNFVCLHCVKPSLRPLSMAMSTVSIHIFGDVPSSPLVGLLQDKINNWRLTALILTSILFLAAGIWFIGIFLHGVDRYNEDNEDPVAVVNKANSTPLLDQRTVETA, encoded by the exons ATGGGTGAAAAGGAAAAGCCAGAGGACCCAAGTGAGGGCCCAACCCCGGAAACAAACCTGAGCACGAGTCCGAAGCATCCATCTCCAGTTGTGCCTGCGGAGACAGAGAAGGAAGCAGGGAACAACATGGCAAGAGCTGATACATTATCATCTGTCAACCCTTCTTGGTTTACGCCTAAAAG GTTGCTTTTAATCTTTTGTATAATCAACTTAATAAATTACGTGGATCGTGGTGCTATAGCAAGTAATGGTGTTAATGGAAGTCGTAAAACTTGCTCAGAAAGTGGTGCATGCTCTGGTGGTAGTGGAATCCA GGGTGAATTTGACTTGACTAATTTTGAGGATGGAGTTATATCATCCGCTTTCATGGTGGGACTCCTTGTAGCATCTCCCATATTTGCATCTTCAGCTAACAG CTTCAATCCCTTTAGGCTTATTGGAGTTGGTTTGACGGTATGGACCTTTGCTGTTACTCTTTGTGGTTTTTCACAAAACTTTTGGACTGTTGCAGTTGGTCGCAT GCTAGTGGGTGTCGGCGAGGCTTCTTTTATAAGTCTCGCAGCTCCATTCATCGATGACAATGCTCCAGTCGCTCGG AGAACAGCATGGCTGGGAGCATTTTACATGTGTATACCAACTGGTATTGCGGTTGGATATGTTTACGGTGGATGG ATTGGTCAATATGGCTGGCGTTGGGCATTCTGGGTGGAGGCTATTTTGATGCTCCCTTTTGTCATTTTAGGATTTGTTATGAAGCCTTTACAGCTAAAAG GCTTTTCTCCTGCTGGGTCTAAAAGAGCATCGAGAGCTGTAGATGATGGCTCTGAAGATCAAG GAAGAGAAGTTGCAGACAAAAGTTCAAAACCGTCATG CTCGTCAGGTCTGAGAGTACTTGGGAGAAATATGAAAGCTCTTTGTCTTGAGAAGGTTTACGTGGTGAACGTTCTGG GTTACATTGCCTATAATTTTGTCATTGGTGCCTATTCCTATTGGGGACCTAAGGCTGGCTATAACATATATCACATG AGCAATGCAGATTATATGTTTGGAGGTGTTACAGCTTTGTGCGGAATTCTTGGATCATTAGCTGGTGGTTTTGTTCTTGATCGTATGACTTCCACTTTACCAAATGCTTTTAAG CTTCTATCGGTGGCGGCATTATGTGGAGCAGCCTTTTGCTTTGCTGCTTTTTGCTTCAAGAGCCTTTATGTGTTTCTGGCTCTGTTTGCTGTAGGAGAGCTTCTGGTGTTTGCTACCCAG GCCCCAGTAAATTTTGTTTGTCTGCATTGCGTTAAGCCTAGCCTGCGGCCATTATCCATGGCCATGTCTACCGTATCCATTCACATATTCGGTGATGTGCCATCTTCTCCCCTTGTCGGGCTTCTTCAG gataaaattaataattggaGGTTGACTGCTCTTATTTTAACATCTATTCTGTTCCTGGCAGCTGGAATATGGTTCATAG GCATATTCCTTCACGGCGTGGATCGTTACAACGAAGATAACGAGGATCCAGTTGCTGTTGTTAACAAGGCAAATTCAACTCCATTGCTTGATCAGAGGACTGTTGAAACAGCATAG
- the LOC142542403 gene encoding putative sphingolipid transporter spinster homolog 2 isoform X2 — protein sequence MGEKEKPEDPSEGPTPETNLSTSPKHPSPVVPAETEKEAGNNMARADTLSSVNPSWFTPKRLLLIFCIINLINYVDRGAIASNGVNGSRKTCSESGACSGGSGIQGEFDLTNFEDGVISSAFMVGLLVASPIFASSANSFNPFRLIGVGLTVWTFAVTLCGFSQNFWTVAVGRMLVGVGEASFISLAAPFIDDNAPVARRTAWLGAFYMCIPTGIAVGYVYGGWIGQYGWRWAFWVEAILMLPFVILGFVMKPLQLKGFSPAGSKRASRAVDDGSEDQGIGEVADKSSKPSCSSGLRVLGRNMKALCLEKVYVVNVLGYIAYNFVIGAYSYWGPKAGYNIYHMSNADYMFGGVTALCGILGSLAGGFVLDRMTSTLPNAFKLLSVAALCGAAFCFAAFCFKSLYVFLALFAVGELLVFATQAPVNFVCLHCVKPSLRPLSMAMSTVSIHIFGDVPSSPLVGLLQDKINNWRLTALILTSILFLAAGIWFIGIFLHGVDRYNEDNEDPVAVVNKANSTPLLDQRTVETA from the exons ATGGGTGAAAAGGAAAAGCCAGAGGACCCAAGTGAGGGCCCAACCCCGGAAACAAACCTGAGCACGAGTCCGAAGCATCCATCTCCAGTTGTGCCTGCGGAGACAGAGAAGGAAGCAGGGAACAACATGGCAAGAGCTGATACATTATCATCTGTCAACCCTTCTTGGTTTACGCCTAAAAG GTTGCTTTTAATCTTTTGTATAATCAACTTAATAAATTACGTGGATCGTGGTGCTATAGCAAGTAATGGTGTTAATGGAAGTCGTAAAACTTGCTCAGAAAGTGGTGCATGCTCTGGTGGTAGTGGAATCCA GGGTGAATTTGACTTGACTAATTTTGAGGATGGAGTTATATCATCCGCTTTCATGGTGGGACTCCTTGTAGCATCTCCCATATTTGCATCTTCAGCTAACAG CTTCAATCCCTTTAGGCTTATTGGAGTTGGTTTGACGGTATGGACCTTTGCTGTTACTCTTTGTGGTTTTTCACAAAACTTTTGGACTGTTGCAGTTGGTCGCAT GCTAGTGGGTGTCGGCGAGGCTTCTTTTATAAGTCTCGCAGCTCCATTCATCGATGACAATGCTCCAGTCGCTCGG AGAACAGCATGGCTGGGAGCATTTTACATGTGTATACCAACTGGTATTGCGGTTGGATATGTTTACGGTGGATGG ATTGGTCAATATGGCTGGCGTTGGGCATTCTGGGTGGAGGCTATTTTGATGCTCCCTTTTGTCATTTTAGGATTTGTTATGAAGCCTTTACAGCTAAAAG GCTTTTCTCCTGCTGGGTCTAAAAGAGCATCGAGAGCTGTAGATGATGGCTCTGAAGATCAAGGTATCGG AGAAGTTGCAGACAAAAGTTCAAAACCGTCATG CTCGTCAGGTCTGAGAGTACTTGGGAGAAATATGAAAGCTCTTTGTCTTGAGAAGGTTTACGTGGTGAACGTTCTGG GTTACATTGCCTATAATTTTGTCATTGGTGCCTATTCCTATTGGGGACCTAAGGCTGGCTATAACATATATCACATG AGCAATGCAGATTATATGTTTGGAGGTGTTACAGCTTTGTGCGGAATTCTTGGATCATTAGCTGGTGGTTTTGTTCTTGATCGTATGACTTCCACTTTACCAAATGCTTTTAAG CTTCTATCGGTGGCGGCATTATGTGGAGCAGCCTTTTGCTTTGCTGCTTTTTGCTTCAAGAGCCTTTATGTGTTTCTGGCTCTGTTTGCTGTAGGAGAGCTTCTGGTGTTTGCTACCCAG GCCCCAGTAAATTTTGTTTGTCTGCATTGCGTTAAGCCTAGCCTGCGGCCATTATCCATGGCCATGTCTACCGTATCCATTCACATATTCGGTGATGTGCCATCTTCTCCCCTTGTCGGGCTTCTTCAG gataaaattaataattggaGGTTGACTGCTCTTATTTTAACATCTATTCTGTTCCTGGCAGCTGGAATATGGTTCATAG GCATATTCCTTCACGGCGTGGATCGTTACAACGAAGATAACGAGGATCCAGTTGCTGTTGTTAACAAGGCAAATTCAACTCCATTGCTTGATCAGAGGACTGTTGAAACAGCATAG